GTCTGGCAACAAGACTTAAAGCATCCATGGAAACTtaagaattaactttttttttttttaagtccttggGCCAGATTCTTTATAATCCTTACTTGGCAACTCCCGTCTTTTCAAGGAATACTTGCCAACATAAGAACTACAGATGTTAGTTTTATATATGTTCTTCGTAATTCACTTTGAAACCAAATGATTATGCCAGCATATGAGCAAGGTAAATTTACGCAAACTGCTCCTTCATACCTCAAATGCACATACAGAAGGCAAGTATTCTTCATAGCCCCAAacattactgaaacaaaaactgtaaaaatctCTGTAAGTAGTGGATGAAGGTGGAAAACTACAGTATTTTGTTGCCCAGAATGTATTCAACGGTAAGGCTGCAAGAGACAATAATTCATGGTCAATACAGGCTTTTCACAAAGCAGTTAATTCACAATTACAGAAGTtcttaattaaaaccaaattaatctttataatttattattccCTCCCTATGTGCCTTAGAAGCAATCTCGCTAGATTACAGAGAACagagtattttctctttcagaaattactACAaggcttcccctcctgccccgcccccccctttctttttggCCTTTTAGAAAAGGCTTTCTACAGAGTGGAAGACCACTGTAATGTGATGCTTAGACACACTCCAACTTGATATAATTTAACATTCTAGTATGTTTAGTTAAGCATTTAAGAAGTTGGCTATCATTCCACCCACTACAGGAATAAACCAGATGTGCTGAAATCCCTTACCTGCACTAATAGGTCTTATGCTACTCAATTTCCACACTTAAAAGTATTACATTTTAGAGTAATTTGAGACCAAAATTAATACTCACATGGGGACCACCAGGCATTGATGGAGCACCAGCAGGACCAGATGGCACTTGAAAAGGATTAGGGGGCGTAGGATAGAGTCCTGGAGCTGGATATGATCCTGTGGGTGGAGGGAATGGACCCGGCGGTGAAGGTCCCCATGTTCCAGGTGGGACCGTACCCCATGGTACTGTCGGTGCAGCCCCTGGAGTCTGGGTAGGAGCGGAATATGGCCCTGGGGGTGGATATGGCATGCTAGGTGCAGGATACTGCCCTCCCATTGTTGGTCCCCATGCTCCAGAGGGCATGGATCCCCATGGCCCAACCGGAGCAGGAGGTGCAGCTGGCTCTGTTGGACCACCATAAGGTCTTGGAAGCTCTGGAAAGGGCATATTTGGTGGAGGATACTGCCCTGGTGGGACAGGACCTGGCACAGTTGGGGGTGGATATGGACCACCAGGAGGAGGGCAAGAGGGTCCAgtaggaggaggaggaaatggaGCAGGCGGTCCAGGGGGCATTGAAGGATACATTCCTGTTGGTGGAGGTCCAAATGGCACACTGGAAGCAGACGTATTTGGTGGCAGTCCGGTTGGCGCCATAGGGGGAGCGCTTGGGTTGTTCCAAGGATTCGAAGCTGGCCAGCCCTGCGGTGGCTGACCAGGCTGTTGACCAGGTTTTGTACTGCTCACTTTGGAGGTTTTAGCAGGTGACTGATCTGGTAAAGCATCTGCCAACTAAAAGATAAAGCATCAGTGAGAATGTAAAATGTTTACTGGACTTACTAGTTGCAGACATCCACCCACTACGAGTATATGTTTCAGTTGCCAAAATGGGAGGAGAAGAGCTCTTTGTCGCTGCACAGACACgattacattaatttttgtGCAGCTTCTATCATTAAGGTAGAAGAGGCATTCTGACATGCTGCAGTTAGAAAACCAAAGATAAAAGGCAAGCGACCACACAAAGCAATAAGCAAGTTCAGTGCAAATCTGAAAAGATTTTCATAGATTTCCATTACAGCTATTCTGACCCTATTAAAGCACAACTCCTTTGCTAATAGCACAGCAGGAGAGACCACAAGGCACCTAGCAGCTTTGTATGTTTAACCAAGACTGCTATATCTGcccaaaaggaaaacaccacaACTGCAGTAGTGGAGAATTAGCCTCTCACACTGTAAGCTCCCCTTCATCTTGAAAAAGGTTGTCAACTTTTAGAATGAAGTACCAGAACTGGCTGaccttcaggaaagaaaaactgtgacTTACCGAAAATTCATCAGTTCCAgacattttgctgaaaagtaaggcaaaataaagtgaaaattgttgaaaataataaaagtatttcaagCAAGAGTTCATGAGACACTCTACATTTGTCTCATTTAAACCACAGTAAGTACTGAACTGGCAGTGCCTCTTCACAGTGGCTTGTTTTAATGACTCTGGCCCACACAGGTACGTGCCACCCATATACTTTCCTCTTGATAAAATTCTCATGAAAATGAAAGTCTTCAGCCTCTACCCATCTCAGACAGGACCAACACATAACATAAATGGGTCACATTACactaaaaaagtatttcaagttTTCATACTGAGTAGGCAGCCTACCCAGACAGTGACGCCTGTAAAGCAGTCACACTTTTCTAAACTGGGACTCAGAAAAGGTACAGCAGGCTGCTTGCAGGTGAAGTTAATgcatcaaaagcaaaacatgattAAATCCCCATGCAGACCTTAttgtcagaaataaaagaactaTACTTGGCTGATGCTTTAGCCTCCAATTACTTCCGAACATACTAACGGTAGCGGATGCTCTTACTTACGTTCACTGACTCCAGCTAGCTAGCCTTAACTGAACGTAGACATTGCAAAGGTGTCATTAACGTGTACCTAACTTCTAACCTTTCAACCCTTACAAGAAACATCAACTATAGGGACCAGTGAGTCACGCTATCTTTTTATGAAGGCAACTACAGCACTTAGAGCTTTCCAGAGCTTCACCACAATGAATGTTGACTGGCTTTGTCAGCCATACAAAAGGGCAGCTGAAGTTATAGTCAGTTTGATTAACTGACAACAAATACTGACTAGAGGCGAAGAACTGTTAACAGACAACCACAAGCAGGTGAAATAGGTGCACATGTCCCAGTGCAGCCAGAAGGTTTTAAGGAAGAGtgtgggagaaggagaagaacataagaggaggaaaaatactaaatataaGTCAAGAGTACAAATACTACTGTCAAGCTGACCCCTATGAAAAACAatccttgttttttcttgttgaagGTGAAGACCTCACTTTTAACACAGAGATCGGTCTCAAGGACAGAGGTTTGTATAGATAGCCTATGACAAACAAGTGTATAAGCTTCATTAGGTTATAAATTACATAATGCAAATAATGCACATGTAAACTAGAGTAATAAACTTGTACAGTTTCAGGGAAGACTACCTACACCGTTTCCTAATCTTAGGACAGTACTGATTCAGAACAAGGGGCCATTTAGCTCAGCATCCCATCTTATCTTCAACAATGACCAGTAGGGAATAACAAGAACTGATACTTCAACAGTTCCAAGCTCAGAGTCTTCCAAAATTGTAGGCAATTTCTATGGAATAATAAAcctcaaataatttcttttccacaaaCACATCCAGTTGTACCACTCATACCTACAACATCCATTAGCAAGGAACTCCGCAGGGCTGCTATCTGTTATATAAAAAAGCACCTTCTTTCTGTTCTAACCTGAGATCTTACTAGTTTCAGTTGTTGCCCCTTCATTCTTGCAGCTGAGGAAATCAGTAAGTCTATTCTTATCCACACTGTCCATGATGATTATTATTCTACAgatttttaccattttctttcagctgttcctTCTCCAAGCTGAGCTCTATCTTATTTCATTGACCTTTGTGCAGCAGCTATTCCATACCTTTGATTACTCTCACTGCCTCTCTGAGGCTTTTCCAATTCTTTTATACCTTTTGAGATGAACGACAAGAAGAACCACGCAGAATTCAAGGTGCGGGATAATCACTGATTTATACAGTTCCATAATTATGTTCTGGTTCGTCTTCTATTTCCTTCCTAATACTTCTTTAtgtttcatctgctttttgaTTACTATCGAACTGACACTTTTGTAGCAATATCTCACTCCTCAGTGTTAAGGGTCAGCCCATCATTTTATATATGAAATTATATGCACCACCACTATACATTTATCTACTCTGAATTACATCAGATTTATCAACATTGAATTGTACCTGTCATTTATTACCTAATCCTTACTTTCCTGAATGGCTTCATATCAACAAGACACCACTCATCTCATTTCCCAAGTTATGTATGACCACACTGAGCAGCCTAGACCCCTGTGGAAACACAGTGAACTTCCACGTGACACTTCATAATTTAAGTAAACCTTTTAAGAAATACGTATCTACAAAGGTAGCATCCTGGTGGAAATCACTGCCTAACTGTATGAATCTGAAGGTTAGTTAAAGCTTCAACATTAGCTTACAACAGCAGTAGTTCCTTCAAGTAAGTACAAATACCTAAGTCAGATGGGGTACACTGATCAAATTGGAATCATagattggtttggtttggggggggaCCTtgaagaccatctagttccaaccccctgccacgggcagggacacctcccaccagcccgggttgctcccagccccatccagcctggccctgagcactcccagggatggggcatccacagctgctctgggcagcctgtgccagcgcctcgccgccctcacagtaaagaactgCTTCCTACTGTCTAACCTAAATCTgccttcttttagtttaaaaatatttccccttgtcctgcaCTCCAGGCCCCtgtaaaaagcccctccccagcttccctgtcGGCCCCTTTGGGTACTGGCAGGTGCTGTcaggtctccccgcagccttctcttctccaggctgaacagccccaactccctcagcctgtctccacagcagaggggctccagccctctgagcatctccgtggcctcctctggactcgctccagcAGGGCCATGTCCCCCTgatgctgggggccccagactggacacagagctgcaggaggggtctcaccagagcagagcagaggggcagaatcccctccctcgacccGCTGGCCACGCCGCTGGTGATGCAGCGCAGGGTACGGTTGGCTTTCCGGGCTGGGCCATGCTGAGCTCCTCGTCCACCAACACCCCCGatcctcctcagggctgctctcgaTCCGTTCTCTGCCCAGCCCATTATTTGTGCTCAATGATCAATGACTACTTGTTTAAAGTTGAGAAACCAACTGATCTACTTCTGGAAGGTAGTTTTTGCTCCCATTATTAACAGCTCAGCTGTTCAAGAGACATCTACCAAAAAAAGTTCAATTTCTCATCAATAGATACCTCTTAcattaaaattcattattttttgcaatGAACCATACTCAATAATAATCACAAGTTGGTATGTGCTTTTTAGTGGCATTGTACTTCAATTTACCTATACAGACACAGAAACTAATATAATCCACAAAATATAGGTAATCAATCATTAATATAGagacaagaacaaaaataactttttacaGAGGTATGCATGTAAATGTattcataagaaaaaagaagaaaaaaaaaaaaacacaaacccaggTTAACAAAAAGTAACACCAGAACAGGCCACAAGAATCATCCTTTTTTTGGGCAGATGGAGAGATGGGATAAGAccaactgaaaaacagatctACAAGAGATTGAAAAAAGCCCACAGAAGAAGTTAGAACATATGCTGCAagggacagaaggaagaaaagaacagacCTACAGGcgaatgcagaagaaaatcccATGATCTGTCAGAAAAGTGACAGGGAGTAGTAAATTCAAGTCAAAGCTGTGAATGAATACAGTTGAAACAGGCCTGCTTACAAAATATCAACAAATAACCCCAATATTTGTCAGCAGATTTCTGTGTCATGAAAATTAAGGAGACAATTCTGCTGCGcgacttattaaaaaaaaaagtgtagttAAGCATAGCTTATAGTGAGATTTAGTGGCTTTTTTGCTTTGGCAAGCAGACAAGAGCAACATTTGTTGGCAACATTTGGCATTACTGAGCCAATGCCAAGCATGTCAAGGATCCTCTCGCAGACAGGATGGCCTACTTCAGGGACGTTTTTTAAGCACACATTTCATCTGGGTACTGCCACCTTCAATTAGTAAATAGGAAACTGAAAATTACCATTAGACATATTCAGAAAATATATGAACTAATTTGTACTTAAATCCAAAATCTACAACACTAGTATAAAGAATTTCAATCAAAACCTTACAGAAATATCAATTATATTTGTAAGAATATTGCCGAAGGCATTCAGATGCTTGCAAACTGGACTTGAGAGACACTGTCAGACAGAAGACCTCCAAGTAACTCCATTTTCACGTACCTACTCATCATGCATGGGCTCaagattttagaaaaatgtacTGAATGGCTCTTGACTAGAGTTTTAGTGTCAGTACAGTTAACAAATCGACTCCCATCTTCTCTTCAAGCTTTCCTAGAAGCATCGAtacaagcagagaaaagctgatTCATGTCACAGACGTCTGTTTTGCCACATCTAAACTTTACTTCAAATTATTCTTTCCTGGAGCTGAGGGAAGTAAGAGTGAGTGGAAGGAGAAGGCTTCAGGAATTTAAGTAATCTGGCAGGGAGTAGAAAGACTACAGAACTGGCAGCACTCAAACCGAAGTCCTGCTCACATCCACTGTGCCCTAAGATaagatttcctttgttttctgaaggcCACCGCCCCTGGTAACATCCCCTGCTTTCCAGAAGTGCAGAGCCTGCCAGCTCCCAACCACTGGTCAGAGCACCATTTCCCAGCCACCTCTGAGAACGCATATGGCCAGAAGTGTCAAACTGAAGCCAGGGATAGACAGAGATCACCGATGTCTGCAAAAAAGGCATCCAGGAGCAGAAACTCTCTAATCCTTTATCCTGAAGAGTGATGAAAGGGCATGAAGGACTTCCATTGCACCTACCCAGAAAGCACACACAGCAAAATCTTCAAACCACAGTCCAGGCTCTCCTGGACACATGAGCTGCTCCCAAAAATTAACAGCAGGTAGGTGAGACAAGCAAGCATGCCAAGCTCCACGCCACAGGCTGGAGAAAGGTTGGGAAGCACCCCTCCAACACAGCACCGGCTGGCTAGTTCTACCAACAGGGTTCAAGACCAACTGGTGATTTTCAGAGAGGTCTGTGAAAGCCCTGGAAAGTTTCTGGAAGTGTGGTGTTACGTGTGGCATACTAAAGCTGTCCTACTAAACAGCTTCCACAGTAAGACAGCTCCACAGTGTTTAAGCTCTAAACTCTCCCTGATCACATCCAGCCCAACTGAAAGGGATGGATGTAGTAGTACTTTTTCTCATACTCTTGCCTTTCCTGACTTTTATCCATCATCAGTCCTTAGGGACCCTCATTAGAAAGAGCTGTCCAAAtcactttcttttaataaagctCTCCAAAACTAAGCATcaactgctttcattttttttagttgtATGACATTTTCCAAACACTTGATGTGCCAGATTTAGTTCCCGTCTCCAAGAtcatttttcaaacacagaaaaaatgctttttagatGCAACAGGCTCTGCTGCATTTCCACTGGGTGGCATGGCTCTATCAGCAAAGAGGTTCTTTTGTCACTGTAACATGACTAATACCTACCAGCATAACCTCATCTACAAGATTTCTGCCCACATAAGTATAACTACCCAACATAGCTATACAGATAAAATGGAAGAGAGACCAAATCTTAGACAGCTTCTAAATGTTTCCTAAAATATGCAAATTCCTGCAGCTTCTACCTTCAGGCATTAAACATCAACATTTTATAGCTGGCCTTTCCCTATCTTTAATGCCTTCTCAGCAGCCACACTGATGCGCCTGCGTACCACACAATCATTTAATTTGACCTGTATGTTTATTCACTGGGAGAATAAAGACAATTGGTAAACAGacagaaggaggggaaaaaataaaaaaataaacgGTTATATCATTAGTAGCTAGATGAGATTTGGTGATCTTTTTGCCCCTTCCCATGTCTGTTTTGACTAACAAAAAGGACAGTAGTCAGCTTTTTAGTTTTCACCTTTTCAGGACAGATTTAATTATGACCAGACAACTAAAATGTTGCATTTGCTATAACTTATCaactaccagaaaaaaaaataaatcttcaaaatAGAAGTCTTATCAGTTTCCAAGACCTGTAAAATACAAAGCCATAAAAGACTGTAATCTGTTCCAGTTTTCCACCCGTGACAGGCCGTTCAGTTTCACAGCTGCCTCCCTACCAAGACCAGACCTAATCACTTCAGATGGTCACCACATCACAA
This genomic stretch from Falco naumanni isolate bFalNau1 chromosome 7, bFalNau1.pat, whole genome shotgun sequence harbors:
- the MAPK1IP1L gene encoding MAPK-interacting and spindle-stabilizing protein-like, coding for MSGTDEFSLADALPDQSPAKTSKVSSTKPGQQPGQPPQGWPASNPWNNPSAPPMAPTGLPPNTSASSVPFGPPPTGMYPSMPPGPPAPFPPPPTGPSCPPPGGPYPPPTVPGPVPPGQYPPPNMPFPELPRPYGGPTEPAAPPAPVGPWGSMPSGAWGPTMGGQYPAPSMPYPPPGPYSAPTQTPGAAPTVPWGTVPPGTWGPSPPGPFPPPTGSYPAPGLYPTPPNPFQVPSGPAGAPSMPGGPHPYR